Sequence from the Ancalomicrobiaceae bacterium S20 genome:
GCAAAGCTCTCCGGCAGCCCCTCGACGAGCTTCGCCAGCGGGATGGTCGAGGTGTTGGACGACACCACCGATCCCGGCTTGCGCACGCCTTCGAGCTTGGCATAGAGCGCCTGCTTGATATCGAGGCGCTCGATGACCGCCTCGATGATCAGGTCGCAGTCGGCGAGGAGACCGAGGTCGTCCTCGATGTTGCCGGGCGTGACCAGCCGGGCGGCCGCCTTCGACATGAACGGCGCCGGATCGGTCTTCAGCAGCTTCTCGACCGCGCCCTTGGCGATCGCGCTGCGGTCGGCGACCGTGCCGTCCGGGCCCGGCTTCGGCACGATGTCGAGGAGCACCACCGGCAGGCCGGCATTCGCCGCGTGCGCCGCGATGCCGGCGCCCATGACGCCGGCGCCGATCACGGCGACCTTCTTGATCTCCGCAGTCATCAGATCGCCTCCAGCACCGTCGCGATACCCTGGCCGCCGCCGATGCACTGGGTCGCCAGCGCATACTTGCCGCCCTCGCGCTTCAGGAGCTGCGCCGCCTTGCCGACGATGCGCGCGCCGGTGGCGCCGAGCGGGTGACCGAGCGCGATGGCGCCGCCGTCGAGGTTGACCTTGGCCTGATCGAGGCCGAGGTCGCGGATGCAGGCGAGCGACTGCGAGGCGAAGGCCTCGTTGAGCTCGACGACGTCGAGATCCTTCACGTCGATGCCGGCACGGGCGAGCGCCTTGCGCGTCGCGCCGACCGGACCGATGCCCATGATCTCCGGATCGCAGCCCGAGATCGCGACCGACTTCACCGCCGCGAGCGGCTCCAGGCCGTGCTTGGCCGCGAAAGCTTCCGTGCAGACGATCACGGCCGAGGCGCCGTCGGTCAGCGGCGACGAGGTGCCGGCGGTGACGACGCCGTCGGCCGAGAAGGCCGGCTTCAGGGTCGACAGGCCCTCGGCGGTCGTCTCCGGACGGATGCAGCCGTCCTCCGAAACCAGACCGGCCTTGGACTGGATCGGCACGATCTCGTCCTTGAGCTTGCCGGCCTCGCGGGCAGCCGCAGCCTTGCGATGGCTCTCGGCCGCGAAGGCCTCCTGCTCGCCGCGGGTGATCTGCCAGCGGCGGGCGACGTTCTCGGCCGTGTCGCCCATGCCGAGATAGGCACCGGGCATCTCGGCGGCGAACTTCGGATTGGGCATCGGGTTGAAGCCCATCATCGGCACGCGCGACATGCTCTCGACACCGGCGCAGACGAAGGCGTCGCCCGCGCCGAGCGCGATGGCGCCCGCGGCCATGTGGACCGACTGCATCGACGAGCCGCAGAAGCGGTTGATCGTGGCGCCGCCGACCGACTTGGGCAGGCCGGCCATCAGGCCGATCAGGCGCGCGACGTTGAGACCCTGCTCGCCTTCCGGGAAGGCGCAGCCGAGGATCAGGTCCTCGAGCTCGTCGCCGGGGACGCCCAGGCGCTCGACGAGCGTGCGAATGACGGCAGCGGCCAGGTCGTCCGGCCGGACCGAGGCGAGATCGCCCTTCTTGGCCGGCGTGAACGGCGAACGCGCGTATCCGGCGATGACCACCTTGCTCATGACATCCGTCTCCAATGATGCGCCTCCCGACGACATCACGGGGGGGACCCGTCCGCGCCGGTGGTTCAGTC
This genomic interval carries:
- a CDS encoding thiolase family protein; translated protein: MSKVVIAGYARSPFTPAKKGDLASVRPDDLAAAVIRTLVERLGVPGDELEDLILGCAFPEGEQGLNVARLIGLMAGLPKSVGGATINRFCGSSMQSVHMAAGAIALGAGDAFVCAGVESMSRVPMMGFNPMPNPKFAAEMPGAYLGMGDTAENVARRWQITRGEQEAFAAESHRKAAAAREAGKLKDEIVPIQSKAGLVSEDGCIRPETTAEGLSTLKPAFSADGVVTAGTSSPLTDGASAVIVCTEAFAAKHGLEPLAAVKSVAISGCDPEIMGIGPVGATRKALARAGIDVKDLDVVELNEAFASQSLACIRDLGLDQAKVNLDGGAIALGHPLGATGARIVGKAAQLLKREGGKYALATQCIGGGQGIATVLEAI